Proteins encoded within one genomic window of Pedobacter africanus:
- a CDS encoding M28 family peptidase — MKKHLIYTALVLLMGCTAIAQNKDAIRFSQTINKDNAYKHLSILASDAYEGRETGTKGGWMAADYIREHFKTLGLKGPVNGDYFQPVDMVTFGMAQILTVEGQPVEPLKDFYIMPSSVSANGFAFNCGQVLFAGYGLNKEGYNDFESQNVAGKVVMIFKSGDPAGSAAKNAGGNINSKIKYLSDNKAKAVLVIDPMVDNMPDNLKSYLQSRQMIMKTKENVERMNSPQGTPVVYIGTAIANQLFKVAKTNVEAIKKKIAESGKPASQELKVAVTASAQKTETKVRAENVLGFLEGSDPKLKKEVLVITAHYDHIGIDANAKGDDKINNGADDDGSGTTGVLMIAEAFAKAKKAGKGPKRSILFMTVTGEEKGLLGSEWYSEYPVFPLANTITNLNIDMIGRGDKDHASDNNFVYIIGSDMLSTDLDRIGKKANKDYVKMNLDERYNNRTDPNRFYYRSDHYNFAKHGIPVIFYFNGVHEDYHQPGDEISKIDFPMLAKRSKLVYFTAWELANGLKRPVVDKNEDGTRKK, encoded by the coding sequence ATGAAAAAGCACTTAATTTATACTGCACTTGTCTTATTAATGGGCTGCACTGCCATTGCGCAAAATAAAGATGCCATAAGGTTTAGTCAAACGATCAATAAAGACAATGCCTATAAGCACCTCTCCATACTGGCCTCAGATGCGTACGAAGGCCGTGAAACCGGTACCAAGGGGGGATGGATGGCCGCAGATTACATTCGCGAACATTTTAAAACCCTGGGTTTAAAGGGTCCGGTAAACGGAGATTATTTTCAGCCGGTTGATATGGTTACTTTTGGGATGGCTCAGATTTTAACAGTAGAAGGGCAGCCAGTAGAACCTTTAAAAGATTTTTATATCATGCCATCGTCGGTGTCTGCAAATGGCTTTGCCTTTAATTGCGGACAAGTGCTGTTTGCCGGTTATGGATTGAATAAAGAAGGTTATAATGATTTTGAAAGCCAGAATGTTGCCGGTAAGGTAGTCATGATCTTTAAATCAGGTGATCCGGCAGGTTCAGCCGCAAAAAACGCAGGGGGAAATATTAACAGCAAAATCAAATACCTGTCGGACAATAAAGCGAAAGCAGTACTGGTTATAGATCCTATGGTCGACAATATGCCAGATAACTTAAAAAGTTATCTGCAGTCGAGACAAATGATCATGAAAACCAAAGAAAACGTTGAACGCATGAACAGCCCACAAGGCACACCAGTGGTTTATATTGGGACAGCCATTGCTAACCAATTGTTTAAAGTGGCAAAGACCAATGTTGAAGCGATAAAAAAGAAAATAGCTGAAAGCGGCAAACCCGCTTCGCAGGAACTAAAGGTAGCTGTTACAGCCAGTGCACAAAAAACTGAAACAAAAGTAAGGGCCGAAAATGTGCTGGGCTTTCTCGAGGGCTCTGATCCTAAATTAAAGAAAGAGGTACTGGTAATCACAGCACATTACGACCACATAGGCATCGATGCAAATGCCAAAGGTGACGATAAGATCAACAATGGGGCAGACGATGATGGCTCAGGAACAACAGGCGTTCTTATGATTGCCGAAGCTTTTGCCAAAGCAAAAAAAGCTGGCAAGGGACCTAAGAGGAGCATATTGTTTATGACCGTTACAGGTGAAGAGAAAGGCTTGCTTGGCTCTGAGTGGTATTCTGAATATCCTGTATTTCCGCTGGCCAATACCATCACCAATTTAAATATTGACATGATTGGGCGGGGCGACAAAGACCACGCATCTGACAACAATTTTGTCTACATCATCGGCTCGGACATGCTGAGTACCGACCTGGATCGCATAGGTAAAAAAGCGAACAAGGATTATGTAAAAATGAATCTCGATGAACGGTACAACAACCGTACAGACCCCAACCGCTTTTACTACCGTTCAGATCATTACAACTTTGCCAAGCATGGCATCCCCGTTATCTTCTATTTTAACGGTGTCCATGAAGATTATCACCAGCCTGGAGATGAGATCAGCAAGATCGATTTCCCGATGCTGGCCAAAAGATCAAAACTGGTCTACTTCACAGCCTGGGAACTCGCAAATGGATTGAAGCGTCCTGTAGTTGATAAGAACGAAGACGGCACCCGAAAAAAATAA
- the rpiB gene encoding ribose 5-phosphate isomerase B — MSADTKFKIAIGADHAGFEYKELIKSFLNGHELKDFGTYSADSVDYPDFAHPVAEAVESGAFTFGILVCGSANGVAITANKHQQIRAAICWQKEIAELARQHNNANIICVPARFVSEELAKEMVATFLNTAFEGGRHATRVNKMSC; from the coding sequence ATGTCAGCAGATACAAAATTTAAAATTGCTATTGGCGCAGATCATGCCGGTTTTGAATATAAAGAACTCATAAAATCATTCTTAAATGGACATGAGTTGAAAGATTTTGGCACTTATTCGGCCGACTCTGTTGATTATCCTGATTTTGCTCACCCGGTAGCAGAAGCAGTAGAAAGTGGGGCATTTACCTTTGGGATATTGGTCTGTGGTAGCGCCAACGGAGTTGCCATCACGGCCAATAAACATCAGCAGATCCGCGCAGCCATCTGCTGGCAAAAAGAAATTGCTGAACTGGCAAGACAACACAACAATGCGAACATCATTTGTGTACCTGCCCGTTTCGTTTCTGAAGAACTGGCCAAAGAAATGGTCGCTACCTTTTTGAATACAGCTTTTGAGGGTGGAAGACATGCCACAAGAGTGAACAAAATGTCATGCTAA
- the tatC gene encoding twin-arginine translocase subunit TatC encodes MSENKKRDLIGAIKEKGKTLEAEMSFFDHIDVLRKHLLRALLVVVILTAGAFWFSDFIFNELIMGPKNPNFWTYRMMCKMAEAWPSLVGSDFCITHIDAKIINTEMAGQFTLQINACVMVGIALGIPYILFELWLFVKPALHANERKSASSFVTFASILFFIGILFGYYIVCPLSVNFLTNFTVSPDIENTFTISSYLSSVATLTIGSGIIFQLPVVIYILSKFGIMTPAFMRSTRRYAAVVILIIAAVVTPTPDILTMLVVALPLFILYELSIFISANIERKRNKELYGVAKIKKS; translated from the coding sequence ATGAGCGAAAATAAAAAGCGCGACCTGATTGGGGCCATAAAAGAAAAAGGAAAAACTTTAGAGGCTGAGATGTCTTTCTTTGACCATATTGATGTACTCAGGAAGCATTTACTCCGTGCATTATTGGTTGTGGTTATACTCACCGCCGGAGCATTTTGGTTTTCAGACTTTATATTCAATGAGTTGATCATGGGGCCAAAGAACCCCAATTTCTGGACCTATAGAATGATGTGCAAAATGGCCGAAGCATGGCCAAGCCTTGTTGGTTCTGATTTTTGTATTACCCATATCGATGCCAAGATCATCAATACAGAAATGGCCGGGCAATTTACCCTGCAGATCAATGCCTGCGTAATGGTCGGTATAGCCTTGGGCATTCCATACATACTTTTCGAGCTCTGGCTCTTCGTTAAACCTGCATTGCATGCAAATGAGCGCAAATCTGCCAGCAGTTTTGTAACCTTTGCCTCTATTTTGTTCTTTATTGGCATCCTGTTTGGATACTACATTGTGTGCCCGTTGTCTGTTAACTTTCTGACAAATTTCACGGTAAGCCCTGACATAGAAAATACCTTTACCATCTCCTCTTATCTTTCTTCAGTAGCCACACTTACCATTGGTTCAGGAATCATTTTCCAGCTTCCGGTAGTCATTTATATCTTATCTAAATTCGGAATTATGACACCTGCATTTATGCGTTCTACCAGAAGGTACGCAGCAGTGGTTATTCTGATAATTGCAGCTGTTGTAACCCCTACGCCAGATATCCTGACCATGCTTGTAGTCGCATTGCCATTATTTATTCTCTATGAACTGAGTATATTTATTTCAGCAAATATTGAACGAAAAAGAAACAAAGAGCTATACGGTGTAGCCAAAATAAAGAAATCGTAA
- the accC gene encoding acetyl-CoA carboxylase biotin carboxylase subunit — translation MFKKILIANRGEIALRIIRTCKEMGIKTVAVYSTADRESLHVRFADEAVCIGPPPSKDSYLSIPNIISAAELTNADAIHPGYGFLSENAKFSSVCRDYGIKFIGATPEQINSMGDKASAKETMKLAGVPTIPGSEGLLENVKEGIRLANEIGYPVILKATAGGGGRGMRVVWKDEDFENAWDSARQESGAAFGNDGLYLEKYIEDPRHIEIQIIGDQYGKACHLSERDCSIQRRHQKLVEEAPSPFMTPELREKMGEAAIKGAIAVQYEGAGTIEFLVDKHRNFYFMEMNTRIQVEHPVTEEVINYDLIKEQIKVASGVPISGKNYMPDMHAIECRINAEDPFNNFRPSPGKITNFHSPGGHGVRVDTHVYAGYQIPPNYDSMIAKLICVAQTREEAISTMERALSEFVIEGVKTTIPFHLKLMKDPNFRAGNFTTKFMETFEFSEG, via the coding sequence ATGTTTAAAAAAATACTAATTGCCAACAGGGGCGAGATTGCCTTGCGTATTATTCGTACCTGTAAAGAAATGGGCATCAAAACCGTAGCTGTGTATTCTACTGCCGATAGGGAGAGTTTACATGTGCGCTTTGCTGATGAAGCTGTTTGTATTGGCCCTCCCCCAAGTAAGGACTCTTACCTGAGCATTCCAAATATCATCTCTGCTGCTGAACTGACCAATGCTGATGCCATACACCCAGGTTACGGTTTTTTATCTGAAAATGCTAAGTTTTCTTCCGTTTGCCGCGATTATGGGATCAAGTTTATCGGTGCAACTCCAGAGCAGATCAATTCAATGGGTGATAAAGCATCAGCCAAAGAAACCATGAAGCTGGCAGGCGTACCTACCATCCCAGGATCAGAGGGATTGCTTGAAAACGTAAAAGAAGGGATCAGACTTGCAAATGAAATAGGCTATCCGGTAATTCTAAAAGCAACCGCTGGTGGCGGTGGCCGCGGGATGCGTGTGGTTTGGAAAGATGAAGATTTTGAAAATGCCTGGGATAGTGCCAGGCAAGAATCAGGTGCTGCCTTCGGCAACGATGGCCTTTACCTGGAAAAATACATTGAAGACCCGCGCCACATCGAGATACAGATTATTGGTGACCAGTATGGTAAAGCCTGTCACTTATCTGAGCGCGATTGTTCTATTCAGCGCAGGCACCAGAAATTGGTAGAAGAGGCACCATCGCCGTTTATGACTCCTGAACTTCGTGAAAAAATGGGGGAAGCGGCCATAAAAGGAGCTATTGCCGTACAGTATGAAGGGGCAGGCACCATAGAGTTCCTGGTCGACAAGCACCGCAACTTCTATTTCATGGAAATGAATACCCGTATCCAGGTAGAGCATCCGGTAACCGAAGAAGTGATCAACTACGATCTGATCAAAGAGCAGATAAAAGTTGCTTCGGGTGTTCCGATCTCCGGAAAAAACTACATGCCGGATATGCATGCCATTGAATGCAGGATAAATGCAGAAGATCCTTTCAACAATTTCAGGCCTTCTCCAGGTAAAATTACCAATTTCCACTCACCGGGCGGTCATGGTGTAAGGGTAGATACACATGTTTATGCGGGTTATCAGATTCCTCCAAATTACGATTCGATGATCGCCAAATTGATCTGTGTTGCGCAAACCCGCGAGGAAGCCATTAGTACTATGGAACGCGCACTAAGTGAATTTGTGATAGAAGGTGTAAAAACTACGATACCATTTCACCTGAAATTAATGAAAGATCCTAACTTTAGGGCCGGTAACTTTACGACTAAATTTATGGAAACTTTCGAGTTTTCAGAAGGATAA